In Thiospirochaeta perfilievii, a single window of DNA contains:
- a CDS encoding Fic family protein, protein MFQTAFDNDVYPSIEEKAANLLYFVVKNHSFTDGNKRIAAAIFIYAIMMTKQRELQTTL, encoded by the coding sequence ATATTCCAAACAGCATTTGATAACGATGTATATCCAAGTATAGAGGAGAAAGCAGCTAACCTACTTTATTTTGTAGTTAAAAACCACTCCTTTACCGATGGGAACAAAAGAATAGCAGCAGCAATATTTATCTATGCAATAATGATGACAAAACAAAGAGAATTGCAGACAACACTTTAG
- a CDS encoding virulence RhuM family protein — protein sequence MDEKNKGEILIYNSKDGKVNLDVKLHDDSLWLTQKEMADLYNCSSDNISLHLKNIFSEGELQEELTVEESSLVRIEGSREVNRKVKLYNLDAIISFGYRVKSSIATQFRIWASSILKDYLIRGYALNEKKLEQNKLNKILQIVNLASNTLNNEVNTLDEAKGIFKVITDYTYALTILDEYDHQDIKKRETTNREAYLLTYSEAVSVINSMKD from the coding sequence ATGGATGAAAAAAATAAAGGTGAAATCCTTATATATAACTCTAAAGATGGGAAGGTTAATCTTGATGTAAAACTTCATGATGATTCTTTGTGGCTAACACAAAAAGAGATGGCAGACTTATATAATTGTTCTTCAGACAATATATCTTTACATTTAAAAAATATATTTTCTGAGGGTGAGTTACAAGAAGAGTTAACTGTCGAGGAATCCTCGTTAGTTCGAATTGAGGGTTCAAGGGAAGTAAATAGAAAGGTTAAGCTTTACAATTTAGATGCAATAATCTCTTTTGGTTATAGAGTTAAAAGTAGTATTGCAACTCAGTTTAGAATATGGGCTAGCTCAATATTAAAAGATTACCTAATTAGGGGTTATGCACTTAATGAGAAAAAGTTGGAACAGAACAAACTAAACAAAATTCTACAAATAGTTAATTTAGCATCTAATACCCTTAATAATGAAGTAAACACATTAGACGAAGCAAAGGGAATATTTAAAGTAATTACAGACTACACCTACGCCCTAACTATTTTAGATGAATACGACCACCAAGATATTAAAAAGAGAGAAACTACAAACAGAGAAGCCTACCTTTTAACATATAGCGAAGCTGTAAGTGTAATAAATTCCATGAAGGATTAA